In Mixophyes fleayi isolate aMixFle1 chromosome 4, aMixFle1.hap1, whole genome shotgun sequence, the following proteins share a genomic window:
- the LOC142150366 gene encoding olfactory receptor 5AP2-like: MDVINKTQVRVFVFSGLTDNRELAPFLFVFFLHVYMVTVVGNIGMMAVVHSTSNLHTPMYFFLSYLSLVDLLYSSVVTPKMLSDLISMRKTISFHGCALQLFFFATLAGTEVFLLSNMSYDRYAAICHPLHYVSIMTKKKCWCLVVLAFTFGFLQSSIHTSCVFSLQFCGSNLITHFCCDIPPLLKLSCSDTFSCDMVAVFFILSFGLGSFITILISYTFIISSILRIKSGEGRKKAFSTCSSHLMCVTIFYMSIFFTYLRSPSSVFEKQDKVTAVFYSVVTPMLNPLIYSLRNQEVKRAIIQVMHIFTYILSYISIELSCLTYRNHICSP; this comes from the coding sequence ATGGACGTCATAAACAAAACCCAAGTCAGAGTGTTTGTATTTTCTGGACTTACGGACAATAGAGAACTTGCTCCGTTCCTATTTGTATTCTTCTTACATGTTTACATGGTGACCGTAGTGGGAAACATCGGCATGATGGCTGTTGTCCATAGCACCTCCAACCTCCACACTCCGATGTACTTCTTCCTGAGTTACCTCTCTCTGGTGGACCTTCTCTACTCCTCAGTTGTAACTCCTAAAATGCTCTCTGACCTTATCTCCATGAGGAAGACCATCTCATTCCATGGATGTGCCCTTCAGTTATTCTTCTTTGCTACTCTAGCGGGGACAGAGGTTTTTCTTCTCTCAAACATGTCGTATGACCGATATGCTGCCATATGTCACCCTCTCCATTATGTCTCAATAATGACCAAGAAAAAATGTTGGTGTCTGGTTGTCCTGGCTTTCACTTTTGGCTTTTTGCAGTCATCCATACACACCAGCTGTGTATTCAGTCTACAGTTCTGTGGTTCAAACCTTATAACCCACTTTTGTTGTGACATCCCTCCGTTACTCAAATTGTCCTGCTCGGATACTTTCTCCTGTGACATGGTAGCTGTTTTCTTCATTCTTTCATTCGGCCTAGGTTCATTTATAACCATCCTGATCTCATACACTTTCATCATTTCTTCCATTCTACGGATAAAATCTGGTGAGGGCAGGAAGAAAGCCTTCAGTACATGCTCTTCCCATCTCATGTGTGTCACCATCTTCTACATGTCAATATTCTTCACTTACCTACGCTCTCCTTCCAGTGTCTTTGAGAAACAAGACAAGGTGACTGCTGTTTTCTACTCAGTTGTAACACCGATGCTGAATCCACTTATATACAGTCTGAGGAACCAAGAAGTGAAAAGAGCCATTATACAAGTAATGCACATTTTTACTTATATTCTGTCATATATTAGTATAGAGTTGTCATGTTTAACTTACAGAAACCATATATGTAGCCCCTGA